One Actinosynnema pretiosum DNA segment encodes these proteins:
- a CDS encoding DUF397 domain-containing protein, which produces MAQPTSPQWRKSSRSGSQSDCVEVAGTLDRVRDSKAPGAGVVRTSPAALSRFLDAIRRDRF; this is translated from the coding sequence ATGGCTCAACCGACGTCGCCGCAGTGGCGCAAGAGCAGCAGGAGCGGCTCCCAGTCCGACTGCGTCGAGGTGGCCGGAACCCTGGACCGGGTGCGGGACAGCAAGGCGCCCGGCGCCGGGGTCGTCCGGACCTCGCCCGCCGCCCTCAGCAGGTTCCTGGACGCGATCCGCCGGGACCGGTTCTAG
- a CDS encoding helix-turn-helix domain-containing protein — protein MSTPAKKAQGLGAQLRVIRKRSGLSMKEVADRMGWSEAKVSRMETGKRPVDSEEVSGILAIFKIVGGERERLMAMARTPEEPAWIETIRAGLPNESVTLATYENEAVSITNWSPLLVPGLLQTMETASAFMRLDGIPDHDIGARLMGRSHRQRMLERVHYTAIIDETVLHRRLGDEHTHRAQLRHLVAMAERERVAIRLIPVNSASHSALISPFMLLEFDHQPPIVHVELSRSGAFFVDPAETDIYVRQRAQLLSVSMDEADSVRLIRKLIEEKGP, from the coding sequence GTGAGCACGCCAGCGAAGAAGGCACAGGGCCTCGGTGCCCAACTCAGGGTGATCCGCAAGCGCAGCGGCCTCTCCATGAAGGAGGTCGCCGACCGGATGGGCTGGAGCGAGGCCAAGGTCTCGCGCATGGAGACCGGCAAGCGGCCGGTCGACTCGGAGGAGGTCAGCGGCATCCTGGCGATCTTCAAGATCGTCGGGGGCGAGCGCGAGCGCCTGATGGCGATGGCCCGCACACCGGAAGAACCGGCTTGGATCGAGACCATCCGGGCCGGGCTGCCGAACGAGTCGGTGACGCTCGCGACCTATGAGAACGAAGCGGTGTCGATCACCAACTGGTCTCCGCTGCTGGTCCCCGGCCTGTTGCAGACGATGGAGACCGCCTCGGCGTTCATGCGGCTCGACGGCATCCCCGACCACGACATCGGCGCGCGGCTGATGGGGCGCTCGCACCGCCAGCGGATGCTGGAGCGGGTCCACTACACCGCGATCATCGACGAGACCGTGCTGCACCGGCGGCTGGGCGACGAGCACACGCACCGCGCGCAACTGCGCCACCTGGTCGCCATGGCCGAGCGGGAGCGCGTCGCGATCCGGCTGATTCCCGTCAACTCTGCCAGCCACTCAGCCTTGATCAGCCCTTTCATGCTCCTCGAATTCGATCACCAACCGCCGATCGTGCACGTGGAACTCTCCAGGTCGGGCGCGTTCTTCGTGGACCCGGCGGAAACCGACATCTACGTTCGACAGCGCGCCCAGCTTCTGTCGGTTTCGATGGACGAGGCAGACTCTGTGCGACTGATCCGGAAGCTGATCGAGGAGAAGGGTCCCTAG